A segment of the Salminus brasiliensis chromosome 1, fSalBra1.hap2, whole genome shotgun sequence genome:
TGTGATTCACCATGGATCCGGATTCACACAGCTGATAAAAGTGCTGTAGTACCACACCAGACGTAGGCTCATAACCCATCATTTGAAGTAATGTGTAAAAATAGTTCTAGGCCTTCTTCGCCGTAGATGGTCTTTACTCCTAAAAAAAAAGCAGGTTGATTGTTAAGGGTGCTCCATCTTCAGCTTAGTCTAAGGCCCCAGGGATGGCTTCTTAGCTCCTTCTGTTTCCTGAAAGATAAGGACATATCTGCACGCTGCAACAGTACTTAGAAGTGGAAATAGATTCAACCTGACAGATCAGATCAGCTCTGAGTGAAACAATAAATGTTATAACACTAAGATATCAGGACTCCCATGTTTCAGATGCCTCGAAGCAGTCTATTAAGACAGAGTCTCCACTTGGCTGCGCTCTGCCTAAATGACAGCGAGTGAAATGGGAGGTTGTGGGGTAGAAGGAGAGCTAAATGGAGGTGAGCTCTGTGTTATGCTCTGAGTAAAGTGAGAAAAGAGTTATCCATTCTCCTCTACTGAGTGGCGCAGGATCTCCTGCCTCTAGGCCACGGCACAGAGCAGCTCCACTGCCAGATCTGACAGCTAATCTGCTGCCAATTTTTTTGAACTTTATCTGCCCTGTTGCCACTTTGTCCCAAGGCCTGCACACTAACCTTGATTTGGAGAAAGTTGAGGTGAGATACGGCTCTGCAATACTCCTTACCTCAATTCCATAATTAGGCTTTGCTgataaaacaataacaataatcacAATTTTGCTATTATGAATATGATGATTATTCTGTTACTGTTTCTCAATCCAATACTGGCTGCTAAGACTTCAACTCTTTCTTAATCTGGCACTTATAACAGTTAAGGTCTGAACTGCTTCACAATCTACTTTTGGCAGTAAAAGCCTAAACTGTTCCTCAACCCAGTGTTAATAAGATATGGTCTGAACTTTTCCCCAATCTGGAATTAAACAGCTACGGTCTGAACTGCTCCTAATTCCGTTATTGGCAGTTCATGCCTGAACTGGTCCTCAATCAAGTAGCACTAGCACCTAAAGCTTGAACTGTCCCTCAGTCTACTATTAAACAGTTAAAGTCAGAACTGTTACTCTTTGCCTTGGAACTTTTCCTCAAGCCTGTGTTGGTAGCTAAGGCTGAACTGTTTCTCAGCCTAGTATTGGCAGCTAAAGCTTGACATTTTCTTCAGTGTTTAAGCAGCCAATGCTGGAAACCACTGCTACCAGAACAGGGAACCTCAATACAGTGAGCTGAACAGAGTGGATATGGATGTATTGCTTCTAATGAGCAGACTTTCCAGCACTAGCCAAAGGGCAAGACCAGGGATTGtgaatgcatgcacacactaaCAGTACCTGCCAGCATCTGCAGTAAACAGTTCACAAACGGAAGAAAACGGTGGGCAAGGTCAGCTTTAACAGCCATCCTTCCACAGCACCTCCATTTTAATGAGCTGCTCCATATGCAAAAGGTTACATTGCTGAGGCGTAGTTAAATGGCGCCATCCGTTCCCCTGTCCTTTCCATTGAAAGTATAATGGTCAGGGTAATTAACACTTGGGTTGCAAAGCATGATAATGAACAATAGGAACTCCAATATGAGGGGCAGCACAGACAGGGTTGGGCAACGGTGGCTGGCTGCCAGCTGGGACATGGAAACAGGCCTGAAAGGGTGTCGGCAAAGCCACAGCTCAAAGGCTTAGGACGTCCAGCTCAAATGACGCACACGCATTTGACTTCCACCTTCCCATTCATTACagctcttttacacacacagtggcccTCCGCTGTGGCCGCTGACCTCTGGCATGcggtgcatgtgtgtatgtctctGTTCTCGAATCAGTGCATGGGATTCAGTAAGGGGGCATTTAAGCTGGTGGTCCAAACCATGCCAAGAACAGTAATGTCCTGGCCAGGGGAAAAACAACAAGCGCATGCCACAGCAGTGTCCTGATCGCCCTTCCTCTTCTCGCCGCCGGCCCGTTTAAAAATGCACTCTTGGAACTCGCACCGCTTGTGCCTGCCAAACGCCTTATAAGGAAGAGGAAACTCTGAGCTGTTTTTATCTCCGGAGCTCCCAAAAACGCTGCAAAACTCAGCGTAAAAGTTCCCAGCAGCACCCTTTGAAGAGGTCTGTGCTGTTTGAGGTTAGTCGCTAGATGCTGAAGGTCAAGACTAGGAAAAGGGCAAATAGGTCAATGAAACAAGTCTTccagaacacacatacacacacacacacacacacacacacacacacacacacacacacacttgtctggCAACAACATCAAGAGAATACCTACATTAATCCTGCAATGGGAGAATGGACAATGAGAAACTGCTGGGTGCAGTTAGAGAACAAAGAGTGTGTGCACAACAACTTGAAACAACAACAAGAGAAACACAACTTAACAAAAGGAAAAGCACTGAGCTACTGAAACCAACCCCAGCAAGATGATGTGTTACAATGACCTTGGGTTCTGACAATTCAGTGGCACAGCTGATCCACTATCAATGAATTTGTACAAAGTACTGAAATGGACAGATACACAAAGCCAAAGTAGTTAAAGGATTTTAGTAACAAAGCAACTGAGTGAAGATAAGAGACCTAACTCctcctctgcatctctgttttcCTGTCATCCCCTCCCATTCTCCACCCCTTTGCTTTTTTTCACTCATAAACTCTCGGACATACTCCACAAAGTTCCCAGAGCCCAGCCTCACCCCACTGGACAAGCATCTGAACCAGAGCGAGggacataaacacaaacacacaggctgGACCGCACTGCCATAGCCGTCCACCCACAGATTCAGGTAAGAAAGCTGCCCTTCATCATCGGTCACCATTCCACCACAAATACGCTCGGTGAAACTCACTTCTGTACAGAATCGCCGCTGCTTTTACTGCTACCATTGGCGTACATTATGTAAACTGACAATTAAACAGAAATGGATtatttgtctgtctgcaacttCATTTAACATAACATGAATACGTTTCTTAAAACACGTCCCTCACAACGTCCTGAGCAGCAGACCAAAAAATGAAGTGCATTTTTGACCTTGACCTCCAAAATTAAAAAACAGGCCTTATTTTAACACTACATGCTGCCGTACCTCCTTCATGATATATTTAGCCTACATTATTGTAGCAGTTCTTATATTCAGATGCTTGGACATGTAACTTTGTCTTTGAGCCTTAACAGGGCAGCCAGATGCATTCTTCTTCACTCACTGACACAAACAAAAACCAGAGACACCAGGTTAAAAGCTATGGTTACTTACATGGCACTGTATGTTTACATTCAAGAGACCTGGCCGTTTTTCATCCAAATTAACACAGATTAAttggtctcacacacacacatacgctgaCATCCATATATATACAGCCTTTTTGGATGtcagcgtatgtgtgtgtgtgagaccaaTTAATCTGTGTTAATTTGGATGAAAAACGGCCAGGTCTcttgaatgtgtgtatatatatatatatacacacaggaagggaagaaatacacacaccagcatTAGTTGAACTGACAGTGTAATTCTTAGAAAGCCTGATATTTATTATCATGCAAGTGGCACTTAGCAACAGGGGTGTGAATCTCTGACCTTTGATTTGATGTGAATATGATTGTCTAGAAAATGATTCAATGCATTCGAATGATCACTATGAAAGCACCTTTACACCCCTACTCACCAATCTCAGTACTGCTGAATGAGACCAAGTCCTCTTTGAGGGATTATGTAGTCGCTATTAAGTTATACTGTCCAGGCCCACTGCACTGGTCAGTGAGCCAACCTCTGAGTGGGCCCTGATGTCCTCTGAAGGTCCAAAAGCCCTGGAGTGCCCCCCACCAGCTCCCAGTGCATTGCTCTGCCATGCCATCATGGAAAGTTGAGTGTGGAGGCCAGGCCAACTGCACGGCTCTCTTTGCCTCAAGAGGACTTTATTTGTGCAGGAATGTTGCCAGCACAGGGGAaaaacacatataaacacacgcAGGCTTGGGAAAGCTCTGGCCAGCTTTTCAAAAGATTTCCTTCTTCGGTTCGGACCCGTCTTATTTTCggcctgccttttttttttttgcctttttggcTCCTCTTCGTCTTCGAGTGATAAAGCATTGCCTCTAGCCAAATGATGCTCTAAAAAGCCTTCTAAATAAACGGGGTCATATTAGCGGCATACTTGGACATGTGCTTGAGTAACCATGTAAGGGTCGGTTTTCCCCACAGAGTGTATCAGCATAGTTCACAGGGAACTTATCATTCCCCGCCACCCTCATGACTGTCCACTTGGGTTGGGAGAATGTTTTTGGGCTGTGGTGTTGACAGAAACCTCCTCGGCCCATGATGTGTGTGCAGAGACAGGCGCCTGGTGGAGGCAGTGCCAGATCACAACGCATTGTCACTCACCAAGTCAAACACTCCGGCATATCACCAACACAAACCCAACACTTAGTTTACTAGTGGTTTAAAAAGGAAGCAGTGCACTGTGAAGAATCAGTCTGGCTATTACaatcaattataataatattcaatGAATTATGCACTTACTGCCAACTAATCTATCATCTTAATCAGTGAGGCTGTCAAGAATTGATTTCATGCTGTTAAAAGAGGGAAAACACACTGCAGGGCATTCCAGTGACCTAAGTTTGATCCATCTGAAGAAAATAGTTTCTCCATTCATGTcgatatatttaatgtattttttcaaATAATTCAGACCCTAAAGATTTCTAACAAAATCAGATCTTCAGAAGAGCTTTACTCCAGAGCTTTACTCCCCTAGACTACAGTATGCCTAAAACTAGTACAAACCCAGCACTGCACATACAGACCTCCAGACTTTACACATACCAACCACTCTACCCAACACCAGCACAGACCAAACACTCATTTCACCCCTTGAACCACAGGCTTACTGTAAGACCTATTCAGTACGTACTAGGTGTGTAACAGTATACAGAAATCACTGTTCAGTTCACATCGTGTTTTGGACATTGTGATTCAACACAATTGCGGTATAACAGGAACAAAGCAATAAAAGCCCCCAAATGCATAGGGCTAGGtttatttccatttatttcaaACAAACAGTAGAGCTTACAAAAGTTACAGTTGGTTCCATCTAGTGACCCCCCCTGAAGTAGCTGGTACAGCCTGTAATGTGTAAACATTAGCATGCTCAATGTGTCCACTCTCCATAGTTAGCTAGTTCACTGGAATTTTTCCCACACAGCTGATTTGATCTTCTCGTCCTTGTGTATCATTTGCACTCAACACCAATCTGCTACACCACTGAAGGACTAGGAAGCCAATATGTAACATCTGTCGGTTGGAAGTGAAGTACAGGCTGAGTATAGGTTTATGGGGTTTAAGGGGCTACAAGTACAAGTAGCAGAACCACAGCGCACTCTCTCAAAGCAtgcttataaaaaaaacaaacacaaattgCTTAAATCCTGATAGCCTACATGCTAATCTTGTTATGTTTGGACTTAAAAAGATCTGCTTAATCTCTAAATCTGCTTGAGAAGGGGCCCAACacttcagacagagagaggtcaAGCATTTTGCAATTAATTAAATGCTTAACCTACGACATACAAACGCGAGAGTCACGTGTCCTCCGACGTGCAGCTATAGCCAGTTTTTGGCAGCTGCATTTTAGGCCGCAGTGAGGGAGGGTGTTGAGTCCTGGATGGAGAAAAATCACTCAGTGCTCAGTAAGTGTAGGCAGCAGTTTCAATTAGAAATGGCCCTCTGTGGTGATAGGCAAAGGTCAGTCCTAATAATAACCTTTAGTGTGCACCATGGGCACAGTAGATAGTGTCATGCGGGGGCTTTTGAGGATACAAGGCTTGTTCCTGCTCCCCTAGCAGTGAAGGGGATTTTGAGAACATTCCCCATGGGGCTCCTCTCTGCTGCGGAGCCAGCTGAAGAACAGCAGTCTGAGAGGGGAAGATAAGCTTCCCTCCACCCAGACAGTGAGGAGAAAGCTTCTCTGCTCCTCAACACTAAGAGGTTATTAGTAAAAGTGCCTTATCTCCTGTGcaaaacacaaaataactgcatCTAATCTTCCTATAAGCGCAACACAAAGCACAGGATCGTCCTCCTATTCCATAGCTCTGCCGAAGGCTAATTCTGTGTATAGCAGGAATAAACAGTCCTGGGGGAAAAGTCACACTGGCatatttaagcttttttttagtcaacagtcataacattaaacatCTACCCCATCAAGTTATTCCCAAATCGAAGTAACTACATCTCTAGTAAGGGGGTGTTAGTTTAATGTAATGATTAAGGATGttcaatatggacaaaataccatATTGCAGTTATACTGGTACATACATATTGTGTTTGCCATATACCTTCAATTGGGACTAGGTTAAAGATTGACCTGCCCATTTTTGACCAAATTACCTACATTTATTGTATCATGCGAATGCCTTGATTAATCCAAACATCCAAAGCACATCTGTGATTGATCTGGATGCACACAGCAAAGATACTGGCAAGGCAAACGTTTGCAAATCGCATGCTTCTACAATACCAATACTGACATGTTTAAGGAATGCATGTACATTGTGTAGCTGAACACAGACGAACCTAAACAGGTTCAAAATGAACAAAACTTACCTGCACAGCTTCTGACATACAACTTAAGCTCAATGTCCAAATCACGGCCAGTTTTAGTAAAACTGAAACCTTTAATATCATTACGTCCTGCCAAGCATTCACTAGTACTACTCACATCACGCTAATAAGGAAAAACACTCTATAGCAATAATAGATAACAGCCAGTCATTTGTGCACATTTctaaaatacattttgttattttggATCCTTTCCAAATGTACTCTGAGTAGAGTCTGAGTGTCGGGATAAGATCACAGAACCAATCCAACAGAAACAGCACTGTTACGACGTGACTGAGCCACGGGAGAAAAGTGGTTTTCGGTGCTTTCTATCAATTTGATTCATCTATGAACTATCCGTCCTTGCCCCGGCACTTCTTATCGGAACCAAAAAGGAAAATTCTGAGCATGGAATAGACAATCACATGGAGAGTGCAGGTCCCTGAAGGACTCCTAAAAATATCCAACAGCCaacaaactctacagatgggGTTGCGAGGTCTTTTCGGAAAGTAAACTTTTAGAAAGGCCAACAATGTCAAAACACCACACTATAAACTGGCTGCTGAAAGTTTCTTCTGTTATAAAGGCACATAATAATGGGTTGACTGAAAGTGCATGTACCTATCTGAAGGGCGCGAATTTAACTTAAATTCTAAGACTATTGtcaaacataaaaaacacaagactcctatgtagcttttttatttatacctTCCTACTTCCCTttattttatgtcattttaaaaaaaatgaccaaatcatGGTAAAAAAATCTTCTTATAGTAATTAATCAGTTCCTAAACAAAGGCACTGTAAGGGCCTGAAGTCTTTTACACCCTTGCCTGAGACTTATCCCATATTGTGTGCATGCCTACTCATACAGCCTCTCTGCTGGTCCCTCCCTCAGCTCTGTGGAGTCCATCCGACCTCTGGACCACCTCTGTCACCACGACAACCACAAGCACCTCCACTGCATCTTCCATCCACTCCCTGCATCTCACCACACTCCTTTCTGAGACGCTGCCCTTCCTCCAcatctctctgtccatctctctgtctgtctctttgtctctctttgcATTACACCTCTGTTGCCACTAGTGTGCGCTGCTGCGCtgctctctgtcctccactatGGAGAAGGTGCAGCACATCACGCGCGCGGCCATCCGGAGGGCGTCCACCATGGAGGTACCCCAGCAGGCCAAGCAGAACATGCAGGAGCTCTTCGTCAACTTCTGCCTCATCCTCATCTGCCTGCTGCTCATCTACATCATCGTCTTGTTGATGTGAGCTGGAGGAGGACGAGGGTCATGGACTCTGtcgattggggggggggttgtaagAGCGTTTTTATAAGGGGGTTTAAGAGTATGTGAGCTAATCGCACACCACCTCTGTAAATGACCCACCCATAGAGTAACACCACTTCTTAACCCTTAGAAGCCACAGTTATCAGCTGCTATAACAGAAGCATGTTCTGATTTTAGATGAATGATGTCTCACTCATTGCTCACTGAAACAAGCACAGAATCGCTTCAGCTCTTATTATAAACTGAATTACTCTGGAGATATTGTTGTATGTTCAGTCCTCGTTTCACAGAAACAAAAAAGGGTCTGACATCAGAATCTGCATCGACacagaatgtaaattaaatgtaCATGTGGCCAATTATTTTATcacaaatgtatttaattatgtaattatgcaaCATAGCAACAACAAAGTAACAATCACCTAGCAATCCTAGCAACCATCTCGCAACTGTATTAAATATCATGGCAAGAGCCTAGCACCGACCTAGCAAAACCCTAGCAACCCTCACAGcagcatagaaaccacctagttACATACTAGCAACCACCCAACAATAACCTACATCTAAAACAGCACAGCAAGCAACCAACCAACAGTTACCAACCTAGCAATATACAAGCTATGATCTTACTGCCTAGCGACACTCTAGTAACTACCAAATACACCCTAGCCACCATTTAGAATACCTAACAATCACCACGTAATGTCCTATCACCAACCTAGCAACCTCATAACAACTgaatagcaacaccctagcaaaaAAAGGAATACAATAACAACTACAGAGCAACACTATTGCACAGTAACCTGTAATTTCTACTAGCAACCACAAAACATACCCCAGAAACCAtttgaaataccacagcaataTCCTAGCACCAACCTGGTAACCACCTAGCCTAACCACATTTGGAAAACCACAGCAATATTCTACCACCAACCTAGCAACTACCCAACAACTGCCTAGCAAAACTCCCACGCACACCACAGTGgctagcaacaacctagcaaccaacTGAAATATCATAGTAAATGCTTCATAATATAGCAACAATGTACAACTCTTCTGCAACACTATTAGTTGACTCCGCCAATTCAGCGTTATAACCTCCTGTAGTTCTAGAAGTGAATGTTAGAAGTACAGCAAGTAAAGCAAAGTGACTCCAGACTTCCAGGGGTTAACTCAGTGAGGCAGAGTGGCAGTGTGGAGCTGAGGACAGGCGGTAGAGTGAGAGGCAGAATATTGACCGGGCTGCAGAGGACAAAGAGGCTGTCATCACTGTGGGCAGCAGCTGTGAGGCTTTGGTCACTCTAGTCCTCCGTTGCCCTTCCTCTCACTGCATGCTACCTTAGCTGACAAATGGACTCAAAGGCACTGAGCACTGGGCTAGCCATCCCTGACCCAACACAGTGTGTGTCACTGAAATATACTAAGTCTGCAATAAAACACTAAGTGATCTGAATGTGTGCGTAGCAATGTTTCTGTTCAACCATCGAACCATCCCACACAATGCTAATCAGGCCAATCCAAGTGTATAATGATAAATCTATAATAATTCATCACAGCTGTTCAGAGAGTGACCAGAACACTGGATTCTGACTACGAAGCACAGATTCCCCCCTCATCCAAAACGCAGTCGATCTGTCAAGACATATCtgcagtttgcttctttagctcagcactggagctgctaggctaatgtagctaacaagtaatagaagTTCATACCCCACAaattagcactgctgtgtgtcatGATGTAGGAATGCAGTCTGTTcaaatgctaattggtggggtataagcttctaGCTCTCGTCAgatacattagcctcatagcttcaaCACAAAACTAAAGCAAACACAGGCTTACAACTGTGGCCTATTCACAGATACCCCCCTTAAGTGTGGGCAAAGCTGTttcttataaaaaaacaaacaaacacaaaacagcaaTGATGTGCTTTCCTTTGTCCTTGTCAATCATGTTTAGCTCTTTCCACGTCATGTGAAGGATCAACAGCATGGTGTAGCTTGGTCCACCTTCCTGCACACTGACCACCAGCCTATCCGGTGACATCCAGGCCAGCCACTGCTTCACTGCGAGCTCAAGCACTCCATCATCAGATTGGACAGCTCCAGCACAGACTTGCTTTCACACCATGGATCTAACCAACAACCGTGGCCTAAACCTGCTGCTCAACTTCCTGCTCATCATagtggtgctgctgctgatgctcaTTCTGGTCAAGATGATGTGACCTGGCCTGCCCTTCAACTAACCAAGCATTAAAATGGCCTGAGACGTATATAGAGAGCGATGGGGAcccttgctctttctctctacctctgTGGTTAAGCATTTGTTCCATGTTTTAATGGGTTTTAAATGCAATTCTACAAACCCTGGTTAAAAGTCCtttattctgaaaaaaaaaggcacagaCAACCCATAAACGTAACATGcccaaattaaaacaaatgtttCTCAGTTCCTATCATTAGTACTTATAAAGGGAACCCAAATGAGCAACTGAAAGGCAGCCGCCTGCTCCATCTAGTGGATAATCTTCCACACTGCATTAGGCAGTGTGATCTAATGCATCTAATAAAACAGCCAGGATAAGTCTAATTCTTTAAAATCTGGATTTTTTTCACAGATGGAGATTAAAgttataatacacacacacacacacatgttgccAGCAAAAGAATTAGGACTTAGAAGTAGGTGACCTCCTTCCACAAACCACTGGATTCTACACTGGTAAAGTCCACAAAACAAGCATGTAGTATGCCTAGGATCAAGAGTAACATACCTATTCTCTGCCAATCAAATGAACCCCACCTCAAGGTATGGAAGAGATTCCAATGACATGGAACACTTATTTTATAAAGCCTTCACAGTTTTTCACAACAATTCTTATAGGTGTTtggtttgtatatatataatttttttatatagtgtatatgtaatCACAAAACCTTTACAACACTAGGCACTGTCACAGTTTCTAACATTTCTTTTTAACAAGTGTGCTGATTTCAAGCCGatatatacacagacacatGTGGGGGGCACAATATTATAACAATGACACAGTTAAgtggactaaactgctgtaaacgATGACTGATTGTTCCTGAACAGCACTTTTGGAGTGATGAGTGAAAACAGATCTGTAAAAATAAACCGCCTTCACTGACAATTACCTCTACCGAGTGTTCTCTTATGTTTCTTCAGAGGTGGCTGAATGAGCAGATTTTGCCCTGTGAAAGAGCAACAGAGCCCCAAGCATAGCTAGGAGCAACCTCCACATATCACAGGATGAAAAAGTCAGTGCTCCTGTAGAGTTTTATAGCAGGATCTACTAATATGATGCTGTGCAGTGGGACCGAACCACTATTAAAAGtcctacaataataataaaaaaaaaacattctggtGATGTAGGGTAATGTAGTCctaatttctacattttattgAAGTATGTATCAGCCTTAACAGACACTATAGTAAAAATAGCACCAGATCAGAATGTCCATATTGGGCACTccctaaaaataaacaataactaTATTATTTGAATGGATTCCCTCATACCCTTTAGACGGATAATGCAAAAATAATTTGTCATATTGTGCCATATCACAATCTGTGCCATATCACAATCTGTCCACCAGGGAGCAACGCACCCTCAGTTTTAAGAACACTTCTTAAAATGTTGTTTTGAAACAATATTACCCTCCTGAAAACCTGTGATCTAAAGCCAATTACGCCCACCTACAATACCCTCTGTGATTTAAGCCTTTTCTTGTAAAATATTTCCAGATTCTAAGACATCACTGATTCCTAATTTCTATGCACTACAATTTTGTGTTATTGGATCAATTTACTTAGACGTTGAAGCTCATAATATCCTAAGACTAGCCTATATTTTCTTAACAGATAACTGCACATGGAAGAAAGAGATGCAATTTTGTGTCCAAGCACTCCTGTCACTGCTATTTCAATAAGAGTCTCTGTGCAGGACTTCTAATGTCACACTGTAGGTATAAGATCATGTGCATTAAATTCAACACATGTAAATGCAATGTTACCTGCGTGAGCTCAGCCTCCTGCCTCAGTCTGTCACGCTGCTGCTGTTCCTGTTGCCAGGAGTTGAGTCCACAGCCCTCTGGCCCGGGCCTGTACTCCATCTGCTCGCTCAGCCACATCTGGGTGCGGACGGCTGGTTGGATCGGGGAGCCGCCTACCGACTGGTGCCCTAGTGCAGAGCTTCTCGGGCTGGGAAGCAGTAGGGAGCCTGCAGTGGTGGGTTTGCTCTCTGGTAAGGCACTGTAGCTCAGGTCCAATGTACTGGGCTTGAGCGGAGAGGAGCAGGACGAGTCTGTTCTGGCAAAGGTGGTGCCGCTGCCCAGCTCGTACCTAGGGGTGGGAGGTATACCGGTACaaaattattattgtaaaaaaaaaaaaaaagtgttgcgGTTATTGGTCTGCTGCCCACCCCGATTCGTACCTGTAACGTGGTAGTTCTGGGTTGGTGGAGGACAGCTTATGCAAGCCATGGGTCAAGAGAGCATCTGTACTCAGGGGTTCCTGCTGCCGGTATCCGTAAAGCAGGCCTCGGTCCAAGGAGCCATGGGGATCAGCGCGGTA
Coding sequences within it:
- the pln1 gene encoding cardiac phospholamban — protein: MEKVQHITRAAIRRASTMEVPQQAKQNMQELFVNFCLILICLLLIYIIVLLISFHVM